A stretch of Streptococcus chenjunshii DNA encodes these proteins:
- the lpdA gene encoding dihydrolipoyl dehydrogenase has translation MAVEIIMPKLGVDMQEGEIIEWKKQEGDSVNEGDILLEIMSDKTNMELEAEESGILLKITRAAGEVVPVTEVIGYIGAEGEVINDKEEAPKADAEQASADLQAAGLEVPSSAAAGAAAERPALADDEYDIIVVGGGPAGYYAAIRGAQLGGKIAIIEKSEYGGTCLNVGCIPTKTYLKNAEILDGLKEAAGRGINLASTNYSIDMDKTVDFKNSVVKKLTGGVASLLKANKVTMFNGLGQVNPDKTVSIGSTTIKGRSIILATGSKVSRINIPGIDSRLVLTSDDILDLKEIPKSLAVMGGGVVGIELGLVWASYGVDVTVIEMADRIIPAMDKEVSLELQKILAKKGMKIKTSVGVSEIIEADNQLTLKLNDGSEVVAEKALLSIGRVPQMNGLEKLELEMEGNRIKVNDYQETSVPGIYAPGDVNGRKMLAHAAYRMGEVAAENALSGNVRKANLKYTPAAVYTHPEVAMVGITEEQAREQYGSVLVGRSSFTGNGRAIASGEAEGFVKVIADSKYHEILGIHIIGPSAAELANEASTIMEAELTVDDVAQSIHGHPTFSENMYEAIMDVLGEAIHNPPKRR, from the coding sequence ATGGCTGTTGAAATTATTATGCCCAAACTCGGTGTTGACATGCAGGAGGGCGAGATTATTGAATGGAAAAAGCAGGAAGGCGACAGCGTTAACGAAGGCGACATCCTTCTGGAAATCATGTCCGACAAAACGAATATGGAGCTGGAAGCTGAAGAGTCCGGCATTCTGCTGAAGATTACCCGCGCTGCTGGAGAAGTCGTTCCTGTCACAGAAGTTATCGGCTATATCGGTGCCGAAGGTGAAGTCATAAATGATAAAGAAGAAGCACCGAAAGCAGACGCGGAACAGGCATCAGCTGATTTACAGGCAGCCGGTTTGGAAGTACCGAGTTCTGCTGCAGCTGGCGCTGCAGCAGAACGGCCCGCGCTTGCTGATGATGAGTATGATATTATCGTTGTTGGCGGCGGTCCGGCCGGATACTACGCAGCCATTCGCGGCGCGCAGCTGGGAGGCAAAATTGCGATTATCGAAAAATCAGAATATGGCGGTACCTGTCTGAATGTCGGCTGTATTCCAACAAAAACTTACCTTAAAAATGCAGAAATTCTCGATGGTCTGAAAGAAGCAGCAGGCCGCGGAATCAACCTGGCCTCAACTAATTATTCCATCGATATGGATAAGACAGTTGATTTTAAAAATTCAGTTGTCAAAAAGTTAACAGGCGGAGTCGCCAGCTTGCTGAAAGCCAATAAAGTAACAATGTTTAACGGTCTTGGCCAAGTCAACCCCGATAAGACAGTCTCCATCGGCAGTACCACGATTAAGGGGCGCAGCATCATTTTAGCAACTGGCTCCAAAGTATCGCGCATCAACATTCCGGGTATCGATTCACGGCTTGTTTTAACATCCGATGACATTCTGGATTTAAAAGAAATACCAAAATCACTTGCTGTTATGGGCGGCGGAGTTGTTGGTATCGAACTCGGTCTGGTTTGGGCTTCTTACGGAGTTGATGTAACAGTAATTGAGATGGCTGACCGCATCATTCCGGCTATGGATAAAGAAGTATCATTGGAGCTGCAAAAGATTTTGGCTAAGAAAGGCATGAAGATTAAAACTTCAGTCGGGGTTTCTGAAATTATCGAAGCTGATAATCAGCTGACGCTGAAATTAAACGATGGCTCAGAAGTGGTTGCTGAAAAAGCCTTGCTGTCAATCGGCCGTGTTCCGCAAATGAACGGACTTGAAAAACTTGAACTTGAGATGGAAGGCAACCGCATTAAGGTTAACGACTATCAGGAGACCTCAGTCCCAGGTATCTACGCGCCTGGAGATGTCAACGGCCGCAAAATGCTGGCTCATGCTGCTTACAGAATGGGCGAAGTTGCTGCTGAAAATGCTCTTTCCGGCAATGTCCGTAAAGCTAATCTTAAGTATACGCCTGCGGCTGTTTATACCCATCCGGAAGTCGCTATGGTGGGAATCACCGAAGAACAGGCGCGCGAGCAGTATGGCAGTGTCTTAGTCGGACGTTCCAGCTTTACCGGCAACGGCCGCGCAATTGCGTCAGGTGAAGCAGAAGGCTTCGTAAAAGTCATTGCAGACTCTAAGTACCACGAAATTTTAGGTATCCATATTATTGGTCCGTCAGCTGCTGAGCTGGCTAACGAAGCTTCAACAATTATGGAAGCTGAACTGACAGTCGATGATGTAGCGCAGTCTATTCATGGCCATCCAACCTTTTCGGAAAATATGTATGAGGCAATTATGGATGTGTTAGGTGAAGCTATCCACAATCCGCCGAAACGCCGTTAA
- a CDS encoding alpha-ketoacid dehydrogenase subunit beta, which produces MTETKLMALREAVNLAMSEEMRKDDSIYLMGEDVGVYGGDFGTSVGMLAEFGEKRVKDTPISEAAIAGSAIGSAITGLRPIVDVTFMDFITIALDAIVNNGAKNNYMFGGGLKTPVTFRVASGSGIGSAAQHSQSLEAWLTHIPGIKVVAPGNANDAKGLLKSAIQDNNIVIFMEPKALYGKKEEVNQDPDFYIPLGKGEVKREGSDLTIVSYGRMLERVLQAAEEAAAQGIDVEVIDPRTLIPLDKELIISSVKKTGKLMLVNDAYKTGGFIGEIAAMVTESDAFDYLDYPIVRLASEDVPVPYARVLEQGILPDVAKIKAAIEKMIRKGN; this is translated from the coding sequence ATGACAGAAACAAAACTAATGGCCTTGCGTGAGGCAGTCAATCTTGCAATGAGCGAGGAAATGCGGAAAGACGACAGTATTTATTTAATGGGAGAAGACGTCGGTGTTTACGGAGGTGACTTCGGAACATCTGTCGGCATGCTGGCTGAATTTGGTGAAAAACGCGTGAAGGATACGCCGATTTCGGAAGCAGCTATTGCAGGCAGTGCCATCGGGTCAGCCATTACCGGTCTGCGTCCGATTGTGGATGTGACTTTTATGGATTTCATTACAATAGCACTTGATGCCATTGTCAATAATGGTGCCAAGAATAACTATATGTTTGGCGGCGGTTTGAAAACACCGGTGACCTTCCGTGTTGCATCCGGATCCGGAATCGGGTCGGCAGCTCAGCACTCCCAGTCATTAGAGGCTTGGCTGACTCATATTCCGGGCATTAAGGTGGTCGCTCCGGGGAATGCAAATGATGCCAAAGGGCTGCTGAAGTCGGCTATCCAAGACAATAATATTGTAATTTTCATGGAGCCTAAAGCACTCTACGGGAAGAAGGAAGAGGTTAACCAAGATCCCGATTTTTACATCCCTTTGGGGAAAGGTGAAGTTAAACGGGAAGGGAGCGATTTAACCATCGTTTCCTACGGCCGAATGCTGGAGCGGGTCCTTCAGGCGGCTGAAGAGGCTGCCGCTCAAGGGATTGACGTAGAAGTTATCGATCCGCGGACACTGATTCCGCTTGATAAAGAGCTGATTATCAGCTCTGTTAAGAAAACCGGCAAACTTATGCTAGTCAATGATGCTTACAAAACCGGCGGGTTTATCGGCGAAATAGCCGCAATGGTAACTGAAAGCGATGCCTTCGATTATCTTGATTATCCCATTGTCCGCTTGGCCAGCGAAGATGTACCGGTTCCTTATGCCCGCGTACTTGAACAGGGAATCTTACCTGATGTAGCTAAAATTAAAGCGGCCATTGAAAAAATGATTCGCAAAGGAAATTAA
- a CDS encoding lipoate--protein ligase produces MKYIVNTSHDPAFNVALEAYAFRELMDEEELFILWINRPAIIIGRHQNAIEEINKEYTDKHGIEIVRRLSGGGAVYHDLNNLNYTIISAKSGEEGAFDFKTFSKPVIDTLAKLGVKADFTGRNDLEIKGRKFCGNAQAYYKGRMMHHGCLLFDVDMTVLSDALKVSKDKIESKGVKSVRARVTNILDELPQKMTVQAFSDALLEQMKESYPDMTEYQLSEAELVKIKQSAEEQFGSWDWTFGKSPEYTISRAVRYPAGKITTYANVDQSLIKSIKLYGDFFGVKDAAEIEQLLAGLRYDYAAVLAKLQTVDIADYFAGMTEEEVAKAIVA; encoded by the coding sequence ATGAAATACATAGTTAATACCAGCCATGATCCGGCATTTAATGTTGCACTTGAAGCCTATGCTTTTAGAGAATTGATGGATGAGGAAGAACTCTTCATTCTCTGGATAAACAGACCGGCTATCATTATCGGCCGTCATCAAAATGCTATTGAAGAAATTAATAAAGAGTATACTGATAAACACGGTATTGAAATCGTCCGCCGCTTATCAGGAGGCGGAGCTGTCTATCATGATCTCAATAACCTTAACTATACTATCATTTCTGCAAAATCAGGTGAAGAAGGAGCTTTTGACTTTAAGACTTTTTCAAAACCGGTTATTGACACTTTAGCCAAATTAGGTGTTAAAGCTGATTTTACAGGCCGCAATGATTTAGAGATTAAAGGCCGAAAATTCTGCGGCAATGCCCAAGCTTATTATAAAGGCCGCATGATGCATCACGGCTGTCTGCTGTTTGATGTAGATATGACAGTCTTGAGCGATGCTTTAAAAGTGAGTAAAGATAAAATTGAGTCCAAAGGTGTTAAGTCAGTTAGAGCGCGTGTTACCAATATTTTAGATGAACTCCCGCAAAAAATGACTGTTCAGGCATTTAGTGATGCTCTTTTAGAGCAGATGAAAGAAAGCTATCCAGATATGACAGAATATCAGCTGTCAGAAGCAGAATTAGTTAAAATCAAACAGTCGGCCGAAGAGCAGTTCGGCAGCTGGGACTGGACTTTTGGCAAATCGCCGGAATATACAATTTCTCGAGCTGTACGCTATCCAGCAGGGAAGATTACGACCTATGCTAATGTTGACCAGTCACTTATTAAAAGTATAAAACTCTACGGTGATTTCTTTGGAGTTAAGGATGCTGCTGAGATTGAACAGCTTCTGGCCGGCCTCCGCTATGATTATGCTGCCGTTCTGGCTAAACTGCAAACGGTTGATATTGCAGATTACTTCGCTGGAATGACGGAAGAAGAAGTCGCTAAGGCCATTGTTGCTTAA
- the gatD gene encoding lipid II isoglutaminyl synthase subunit GatD, protein MTYTSLESPVNGDYLYELKLAHLYGNLLNTYGDNGNVLMLKYVAEKLGARMQVDIVSLGDQFAAEDYDLAFFGGGQDYEQSIVAQDLPAKKEAIDRFIQNEKVLLAICGGFQLLGQYYIQADGQKINGIGVMGHYTLNQESNRFIGDIKIYNEEFDETYYGFENHQGRTFLAADEKPLGMCVYGKGNNQEDGTEGVHYKNVFGSYFHGPLLSRNANLAYRLITTALKNKYGQEITLPQYKDILAKEVPEEYADVKSKADFEK, encoded by the coding sequence ATGACTTATACTTCATTGGAATCTCCTGTTAACGGAGACTATCTCTACGAACTGAAGCTTGCCCATCTTTACGGCAACCTTCTCAATACTTACGGTGACAATGGGAATGTCCTCATGCTGAAATATGTTGCTGAAAAACTGGGAGCCAGAATGCAGGTTGATATTGTGTCTTTGGGAGATCAGTTTGCCGCTGAAGACTACGATTTAGCTTTTTTTGGCGGCGGACAGGACTATGAGCAGTCTATTGTTGCTCAGGACTTACCGGCTAAAAAAGAAGCAATTGACCGTTTTATACAAAATGAAAAAGTGCTGCTGGCCATCTGCGGAGGTTTTCAGCTCTTAGGACAGTATTATATACAGGCTGACGGTCAAAAAATTAACGGTATAGGCGTTATGGGGCACTATACGCTTAATCAGGAAAGCAATCGCTTTATCGGTGATATCAAAATTTATAACGAAGAATTTGATGAAACCTACTACGGTTTTGAAAATCATCAGGGACGGACTTTCTTAGCTGCTGATGAGAAACCTTTAGGCATGTGTGTTTACGGCAAGGGGAATAATCAGGAAGACGGTACCGAGGGTGTTCATTACAAAAATGTGTTTGGCAGTTATTTTCACGGACCTCTCCTGTCACGAAATGCCAATTTAGCTTACCGGCTGATTACAACGGCACTGAAAAATAAGTACGGTCAGGAAATAACACTGCCTCAGTATAAAGACATTTTGGCTAAAGAAGTCCCTGAAGAATATGCGGATGTCAAAAGCAAGGCCGATTTTGAAAAATAA
- a CDS encoding ABC-F family ATP-binding cassette domain-containing protein, with protein MIILQGNRLERSFSGEVLFDNINIRIAERDRLALVGRNGAGKTTLLKMLVGEEEPTSGDISRKRDLSVSYLAQDSRFESEKTIFEEMLQVFADLRETEQRLRIMEAEMEDLAGSELEKLMADYDQLAEAFRSRGGFTYEADIKTVLNGFKFDASMWEMKISELSGGQNTRLALAKMLLEKPELLVLDEPTNHLDIETIAWLENYLTSYPGALLIVSHDRYFLDKVAAETLDLTRHSLDRYAGNYSAFMDLKAEKLAAENKRYEKQAKTIAKLEDFVQRNIVRASTSKRAQARRKQLEKMERLEKPQTGQKSAHMTFQAGKPSGNVVLTVRDAAIGYDGRILSQPLSLEVSKFDAIAVVGPNGIGKSTFIKSIAGEIPFLKGGARYGANVSAGYYDQNQAHLTKTNTVLEELWQAFPASPELEIRNRLGAFLFSGDDVKKSVAMLSGGERARLLLAKLSMENNNFLLLDEPTNHLDIDSKEVLENALIDFDGTLIFVSHDRYFINRVATKVLEISAAGSCLYLGDYDYYLSKKAELEVQKDTDAASDSSTEVSASLDYQQQKASQKEQRRLKRQINDIEQKLEELAAAQQEIHAQMLLTNEAEELVHLQERLEEMASEEEQTMEEWAILSEQAERGLK; from the coding sequence ATGATTATTTTACAAGGAAATAGGCTAGAGCGCTCATTTTCCGGTGAGGTGCTCTTTGATAATATTAATATTCGTATTGCAGAACGTGACCGTCTTGCTCTGGTTGGCCGCAACGGTGCTGGTAAAACAACGCTGCTCAAGATGCTGGTCGGGGAGGAAGAACCGACCAGCGGTGACATCAGCCGCAAGCGTGATTTATCCGTCTCTTATCTGGCCCAGGACAGCCGTTTCGAATCGGAGAAAACGATTTTTGAGGAAATGCTGCAGGTTTTTGCTGATTTACGGGAAACGGAACAGCGGCTGCGTATCATGGAAGCTGAAATGGAAGACTTAGCCGGCAGTGAACTAGAGAAGCTGATGGCTGACTATGATCAGTTAGCAGAAGCGTTCCGTTCTCGGGGCGGCTTTACCTATGAGGCAGATATTAAAACGGTTCTTAACGGCTTCAAGTTCGATGCATCGATGTGGGAAATGAAGATTTCTGAATTATCCGGCGGTCAGAATACACGGCTGGCCTTGGCAAAAATGCTTCTGGAAAAACCGGAGCTTTTAGTTTTGGACGAGCCGACCAATCATCTGGATATCGAAACAATTGCCTGGCTGGAAAATTATCTGACCAGCTATCCGGGGGCTTTGCTTATCGTTAGTCACGACCGCTACTTTTTGGATAAGGTGGCAGCTGAAACACTGGATTTGACACGGCATTCGCTGGATCGTTACGCTGGAAATTATTCCGCTTTTATGGATTTGAAGGCAGAAAAGCTGGCTGCGGAAAACAAACGTTATGAGAAGCAGGCCAAAACGATTGCCAAGCTAGAAGATTTTGTCCAGCGCAATATTGTCCGGGCTTCCACGAGTAAGCGCGCTCAGGCCCGCCGTAAACAGTTGGAAAAAATGGAACGTTTGGAAAAACCGCAGACGGGCCAGAAGTCAGCTCATATGACCTTTCAGGCGGGTAAGCCCTCCGGGAATGTTGTTTTAACGGTAAGAGATGCGGCTATCGGTTATGATGGCAGGATTTTATCCCAGCCGCTCAGTCTGGAAGTCAGTAAGTTTGATGCTATTGCTGTTGTAGGACCAAATGGTATTGGGAAGTCCACCTTTATCAAATCTATAGCAGGCGAGATTCCTTTTCTAAAGGGCGGAGCCCGTTACGGAGCTAATGTTTCTGCAGGGTATTATGACCAGAATCAGGCGCATTTAACAAAGACAAATACAGTTCTTGAAGAGCTCTGGCAGGCCTTTCCGGCCAGTCCCGAACTGGAAATCAGAAACCGGCTGGGGGCCTTTCTTTTCTCCGGTGATGATGTCAAAAAGTCAGTAGCCATGCTTTCAGGAGGAGAGCGCGCCCGCTTGCTTTTAGCCAAACTGTCTATGGAGAATAATAATTTTCTCCTTCTGGATGAACCTACTAACCATTTGGATATTGACAGCAAAGAGGTTTTGGAAAATGCCCTTATTGATTTTGACGGGACTTTAATCTTTGTCAGTCATGACCGCTACTTTATCAACCGTGTAGCAACTAAAGTTTTGGAGATTTCTGCAGCAGGGTCCTGTCTTTACTTGGGAGATTATGATTATTATCTCAGTAAAAAAGCAGAATTAGAGGTTCAGAAAGATACGGATGCAGCCTCTGACAGCAGCACGGAAGTATCCGCCTCTCTGGACTATCAGCAGCAAAAAGCCAGTCAAAAAGAGCAGCGCAGGCTAAAAAGGCAAATCAACGATATTGAACAGAAACTAGAAGAGCTGGCAGCAGCTCAACAGGAAATCCATGCACAGATGCTGTTAACAAACGAAGCAGAAGAATTAGTCCACCTGCAAGAACGATTGGAAGAAATGGCCAGCGAAGAAGAACAAACCATGGAAGAATGGGCAATTCTAAGCGAGCAGGCAGAAAGAGGGCTGAAATGA
- a CDS encoding CdaR family protein, whose product MKKLFNSHLWLALVSVFLSVLLFLTAAASQYNSSGTQTAGLSETYTHTLSDVPIDIKYDSDQYFISGYSYEAEVYLTSTNRVKLDSEINSDTRSFKVVADLTGFSTGTTTAPLQVTDLPSGMTATVLPDNISVTIGKKKTKTFPVQGQVESSQLAAGYALKKVAVNLTEVEVTSDETTIEQIDHVTARLPEDEVLDDDYSGRVTLQAVASDGKILASVIEPAKATLTVNVKKLTKTVPLTVKTRGTMDDSLANIDYKLSQETVTISGSQEALDAIDQVQAEIDISDVTKDTSRTVNLSADNVTVEPSAVTVELTTKKK is encoded by the coding sequence ATGAAAAAACTTTTCAACAGTCACTTGTGGCTGGCACTTGTTTCTGTTTTTCTCTCTGTCCTTCTTTTTTTAACTGCGGCAGCCAGTCAGTATAACAGCTCTGGCACACAGACTGCCGGCCTGTCTGAGACCTATACCCACACTCTGTCAGATGTTCCCATTGATATCAAATATGACAGTGATCAATATTTTATCAGCGGTTATTCGTATGAAGCGGAAGTTTACCTGACATCTACCAACCGTGTTAAACTGGATTCTGAAATAAACAGTGATACCAGAAGTTTCAAGGTAGTCGCTGATCTAACCGGCTTTTCAACCGGCACAACCACTGCGCCCCTGCAGGTCACCGACTTGCCTTCCGGTATGACAGCCACTGTTCTGCCGGACAATATTTCAGTGACTATCGGCAAGAAAAAGACAAAAACATTTCCGGTTCAGGGACAGGTTGAGTCCAGCCAGCTCGCTGCGGGTTATGCTTTGAAAAAAGTCGCTGTCAATCTGACAGAAGTAGAAGTGACCAGCGATGAAACAACCATTGAACAGATTGATCATGTCACTGCCCGTCTTCCGGAAGATGAAGTGCTGGATGATGATTACAGCGGCAGGGTAACCCTGCAGGCTGTTGCTTCGGATGGCAAAATTTTAGCCAGTGTGATTGAACCGGCCAAAGCTACACTGACTGTTAATGTTAAAAAATTAACCAAAACAGTGCCGCTTACGGTTAAAACAAGAGGAACTATGGACGACAGTTTGGCCAATATCGATTATAAATTAAGTCAAGAAACAGTGACCATTTCAGGCAGTCAGGAAGCATTAGATGCTATTGATCAGGTGCAGGCTGAAATTGACATTAGTGATGTAACAAAAGATACCAGCAGGACCGTTAACTTATCCGCAGATAATGTCACGGTTGAACCTTCGGCAGTTACTGTTGAGTTGACAACGAAGAAAAAATAA
- the murT gene encoding lipid II isoglutaminyl synthase subunit MurT, whose protein sequence is MKLNTVIGIMAGRSVNFILKKMGRGSTFPGRLALKFDKHILDTIAKDYEIVVVTGTNGKTLTTALTVGILKEAFGDIVTNPSGANMISGIVSTFLTAKKNASAKKIAVLEIDEASLAKVTEYITPSLFVFTNIFRDQMDRYGEIYTTYQMILAGTEKAPEATILANGDSPLFNSRKLINPVKYYGFLTETHPPQLAHYNTEGILCPVCQSILKYRLNTYANLGDYICENCGFKRPVLDYKLTELPAVTNTSSEFVIDGQTYKINVGGLYNVYNALAAVSVAEFFGIEPDKIKAGFDKSRAVFGRQETFKIGDKSCTLVLIKNPVGASQALDMIKLAPYPFTLSVLLNANYADGIDTSWIWDAHFESILDMDIPQIFAGGVRHSEIARRLRVTGYSEEKMTEAAQLADIVKFIEEQECEHAYILATYTAMLEFRELLASRHAVRKEMD, encoded by the coding sequence ATGAAGTTAAATACAGTTATAGGAATTATGGCCGGACGGTCAGTCAACTTTATCTTAAAAAAAATGGGGCGCGGCTCAACTTTTCCTGGCCGTTTGGCTCTTAAGTTTGACAAACATATTTTAGATACTATTGCTAAGGATTATGAAATTGTTGTCGTGACCGGTACAAACGGCAAAACACTGACTACTGCTTTGACTGTCGGTATTTTAAAAGAGGCCTTCGGGGACATTGTAACCAACCCCAGCGGCGCCAATATGATTTCAGGCATTGTCTCAACTTTCTTAACTGCTAAAAAAAACGCTTCTGCTAAAAAAATTGCAGTATTGGAAATTGATGAAGCCAGTCTGGCTAAAGTGACAGAATATATCACTCCCAGTCTTTTTGTTTTTACCAATATTTTTCGGGATCAGATGGACCGTTACGGAGAAATTTACACAACCTACCAAATGATTTTGGCTGGTACCGAAAAAGCGCCTGAAGCGACAATTTTAGCCAATGGAGACAGCCCGCTTTTTAATTCTCGGAAGCTTATTAATCCTGTTAAATATTACGGGTTTCTGACAGAAACTCATCCGCCGCAGCTGGCTCACTACAACACAGAAGGCATACTCTGTCCGGTCTGTCAGAGTATTTTGAAATACAGACTCAATACCTATGCCAATTTAGGTGATTATATCTGTGAGAACTGTGGTTTTAAGCGGCCTGTTCTTGATTATAAACTGACTGAACTGCCTGCGGTCACTAATACAAGTTCTGAATTTGTCATTGATGGACAGACGTATAAAATCAATGTCGGCGGGCTGTACAATGTATACAACGCCTTGGCGGCAGTATCTGTTGCCGAATTTTTCGGGATTGAGCCAGATAAAATTAAAGCCGGTTTCGATAAAAGCCGTGCAGTGTTTGGCCGGCAGGAAACATTCAAAATCGGTGATAAATCATGTACGCTTGTTCTCATTAAAAATCCTGTCGGAGCCAGTCAGGCTCTCGATATGATAAAACTTGCTCCCTATCCTTTCACGCTCTCTGTCCTGCTTAATGCTAACTATGCTGACGGGATTGATACCAGCTGGATTTGGGATGCTCACTTTGAAAGTATCTTGGATATGGATATTCCGCAGATTTTTGCAGGCGGTGTTCGCCATTCAGAAATCGCCAGACGGCTGAGAGTTACCGGCTATAGTGAGGAAAAAATGACAGAAGCGGCACAGCTGGCTGATATTGTAAAATTCATCGAAGAACAAGAGTGTGAGCACGCCTATATTTTAGCTACTTATACGGCCATGCTGGAATTTCGTGAGCTGCTGGCCAGCCGCCATGCCGTGAGAAAGGAGATGGACTGA
- a CDS encoding thiamine pyrophosphate-dependent dehydrogenase E1 component subunit alpha, whose amino-acid sequence MVTLSKEQHLEMYLKMERIREFDMRINKLVRRGFVQGMTHFSVGEEAANVGAVAHLSYDDIIFSNHRGHGQSIAKDMDLNGMMAELAGKATGVSKGRGGSMHLADFAKGNYGTNGIVGGGYAMAVGAALTQQYKGTDNIVVAFSGDGATNEGSFHESVNMAAVWKLPVIFFIINNRYGISMDITKATNTPHLYTRAEAYGIPGFYCEDGNDVIAVYETMGKAVDYVRSGKGPAIVEVESYRWFGHSTADAGKYRTKEEVDTWKAKDPILKYRDYLTSENIADAKELDAIREQVVKEIDDAYEFAQNSPDPDLSVAFEDVWVD is encoded by the coding sequence ATGGTAACTCTGTCAAAAGAACAGCATCTGGAGATGTATTTAAAAATGGAGCGCATCCGTGAATTTGATATGCGTATCAATAAATTAGTAAGGCGTGGCTTTGTTCAGGGGATGACCCATTTTTCAGTGGGTGAAGAGGCAGCCAATGTTGGAGCTGTTGCTCATTTGAGCTATGATGACATTATTTTTTCCAATCACCGCGGACACGGTCAGTCCATCGCTAAAGATATGGATTTAAATGGGATGATGGCAGAACTGGCCGGCAAAGCGACAGGAGTTTCCAAGGGACGCGGGGGCTCTATGCACCTAGCAGACTTTGCCAAAGGGAATTACGGAACCAATGGGATTGTTGGCGGAGGCTATGCCATGGCTGTCGGTGCAGCGCTAACTCAGCAATATAAAGGAACCGATAATATTGTCGTCGCTTTTTCCGGTGACGGGGCAACAAACGAGGGCTCTTTTCACGAATCAGTCAATATGGCAGCAGTATGGAAGCTTCCAGTCATCTTTTTCATTATCAATAACCGTTACGGTATCTCTATGGATATCACCAAAGCTACCAATACACCTCATCTTTATACAAGGGCTGAAGCTTACGGTATCCCTGGATTCTACTGTGAAGACGGCAATGATGTTATTGCTGTCTATGAAACGATGGGCAAAGCTGTTGATTATGTTCGGAGCGGCAAAGGGCCGGCAATTGTTGAGGTTGAGTCCTACCGTTGGTTTGGACATTCTACAGCGGATGCAGGTAAATACCGTACTAAAGAAGAAGTCGATACATGGAAAGCTAAAGATCCAATCCTTAAATACCGTGATTATTTAACCTCTGAAAACATAGCCGATGCTAAAGAATTAGATGCTATCCGTGAGCAAGTTGTCAAAGAAATTGATGATGCTTATGAATTTGCGCAAAACAGTCCGGATCCCGACTTATCGGTAGCCTTTGAGGATGTCTGGGTCGATTAA
- the cdaA gene encoding diadenylate cyclase CdaA, with protein sequence MSHLTSIDAKFWASLFESPWLFTVHVLDILIVAWLIYKFIKALAGTKIMSLVQGVLLFIVFRFVAEWIGFTTITYLMNQVITYGVIAAVVIFAPEIRSGLERFGRTTQVFLQKQQLSDEEKMIEALVDAAAYMSPRKIGALISIERTQTLQEYILTGIPLDADISSQLLINIFIPNTPLHDGAVIIRGNKIAVSSAYLPLSESTAISKEFGTRHRAAIGLSEHSDALTVIVSEETGAISVAAKGEFLHDLSLDNFAAVLRTQLMVEEDEQTAWYKRLLRRKKR encoded by the coding sequence ATGAGTCATTTAACATCGATCGATGCTAAGTTTTGGGCAAGCCTGTTTGAAAGCCCCTGGCTTTTTACAGTTCATGTCTTAGACATTTTGATTGTCGCTTGGTTGATTTACAAATTTATTAAAGCATTGGCAGGAACTAAGATTATGTCTTTGGTTCAGGGTGTTTTGCTGTTTATCGTTTTTAGATTTGTTGCCGAGTGGATTGGCTTTACAACGATTACCTACTTGATGAATCAGGTCATTACCTATGGTGTCATTGCCGCAGTTGTGATTTTTGCGCCGGAAATCCGGTCAGGCTTGGAACGGTTCGGCCGGACGACACAGGTTTTCCTGCAGAAGCAGCAGCTCAGCGATGAGGAAAAAATGATTGAGGCTCTGGTAGATGCTGCTGCCTACATGAGTCCGCGTAAGATTGGTGCCCTGATTTCCATTGAACGCACACAGACCCTGCAGGAGTACATTTTAACAGGAATCCCTTTAGATGCCGATATTTCCAGCCAGCTGCTGATTAATATTTTTATTCCTAATACGCCGCTTCATGATGGTGCAGTGATTATCCGCGGGAATAAAATTGCGGTATCCAGTGCTTACCTTCCCTTATCCGAATCAACAGCGATTTCAAAGGAATTCGGAACACGCCATCGGGCGGCGATTGGTTTATCCGAGCATTCTGATGCTTTAACTGTTATTGTTTCTGAAGAAACAGGAGCCATTTCTGTGGCTGCCAAAGGGGAGTTTTTACACGATTTGAGCTTGGATAATTTTGCAGCCGTTCTGCGCACTCAGCTAATGGTTGAAGAGGACGAGCAAACAGCATGGTATAAGCGGTTATTGAGGAGGAAAAAAAGATGA